From the genome of Leptolyngbyaceae cyanobacterium:
TTCGCATCCACATTTCCATATCAAACATATACTCTAATTGTAAAGAAAAGCCACCTAATTTTTCATAGGTACTACGCTTTACTACGACAGCAGGACACTGAATAACGCCTGGTCCCAAACGCTCTAGCCAGTCAGAAAGAATACCAGGTGTTCGCATTTCCAGTTCTGATAAGTATTGCCAATGTCCTTCTTCATCCATATAAATGTAGCGACATAAAGCTGCTCCTACAGATGGCTCTTTTTCTAAGCTCGATCGCAAACGGCTATAAAAACCAGGGAGAACAATATCGTCATCGTGTAAAATATGAATCCAATGACCGCGAGCGCGGTTAATGCAGGTGTTCCAGTTGCCAACCTGACCTGCGTTAAAAGGTCGTCGGTAAAAAGACACTCTCCCTTTACCTACTTCTTTCACCAAAGCTTCCACATCAACATCTGGAGAGCAATTATCTACCACTTCGATCTGCATTTCATCCGGGCCAAGGTCTTGGGCTAGAACGCTTTCTAAAGCTTCTACGAGTAATTTTGTCCGGTTATAAGTAGGAATCATTACCGACCAAAAAGGTCTGTGAATACCCTCTGAAATAGGTTCTATTTGAGGAAATTCGATCGGTTCCGATAGAGCTATTCGATCCGGTAATTGAATTAAATTCATCTTTTATTTATATTTACGCTTGCACGAAGTTTTGAACTGCTCTTTCGGCTGCTCGCCATCCACTGAGAATACTGTCATCCGTCCAATAGTATGCCCATTCGCCGTACCGTCCGCAACAAGCAATGCCTTGCTCTGCCAAATAGCTTTGCACGATCGCTAAATTCGTTGCCCGATTTAGGTCGAATAACACATTAGCATAGGGAATGCGCTGCTCTTGAGCGACGAGAATGCGATCGCTCTTCTCCAGCAAACCAATACGAATCATATCTTCGATCGATCGATTCAGCACATCCTCACAAGGTAAGGGACGATACTTGGTATGATAAACTTCCACCTGAATGCTCCCGCAACCGGGCGGAACATTATTGGGTGAAAGGCGATGGGGAAAATTACCGCGAGAAAAGATAATATCCTCATCGTAAAAATACATCCACTGAGCGTCCGGAAAAACTTCTTCTCTTTCAATTCCTACATTTACCAGTACCAAAGAAGTACAAACTAATTTTTCAGATGCTTCCGCTACTTGTGAAGGTACATCTTTAATTCGACGAACTAATTCTGGCAATGGTAATGATGAAATTAACACTTCAAAATTCGCTTTTTTGCCATTCGCAAACTCTAACTCTCTTCTTCGCAAATCTACGCTCACCAGTTCGTGATTCAAGTGTACTTCTTGTACGACAGATACCGCTTGAACGTAAGCGCCAAAACCACCCTTTAAGGGATAGCGAAAGTGAGTCAGATAATGGTGATTTTCCTGATGAGAAGTTAAAGCACCTCGCACCACTTCTTCTAATTTTGGGGGGTACATTCTAGGGCCAACCCAATCGACAGACATATTGCTGGCTTCAGTTGTCCAATACTTGCGAGTGTACCGAAAAGTGAACTCTTCGCTAAAAGTACGACCTAATCCTTGATAGCACCAATCAGCATAAGTTTTGATTTCTGGTTGCTCTTCGTATTGAGCTTTCACAAAATCAACGATACAACGCTCTATTAACTCTACTGGCAACCCGTACAAATTGCATTGCGCTGGATGCCTTACCCAATAATTTTGCCAGTAATTAGTAACAAGTGCATCTTGCTCCAAGAATTGATCGTTAACTGCTTTCGCAAACAAATCCTTTATTTGTTGATTTTTAGTAAATGATACGTGCGGCCCTTCATCAAATATAAATCTATCTACTTCATGGGTAGCCGCATGACCTCCTAAATAAGAATTTTTTTCATATAAATCAACTTGACAACCAATTTGAAGAGCGCGTTGCGCTGCGGCTAACCCAGCTAACCCACCACCGAGAATAGCTACTTGCTGCATTAACCTACCTCTGGTAAAAGTCGATTTATGATGTAGTCTTCTATAGATGATTCCCAAGAGCGCATCTGGTTTAGGTTTCTTAGTTTTAGATAGAAGTTATCCAGTGCTTCCCAAGCTGGTACGGGAGCCGGACGAGGAAAAGCATCCGAACCTACAGGGAAAACTTCGGTTTTCACCCCAAGTAATTCCACTATTTTCTTTACATATTCGTAACGAGAGGCAAATCCTACATTTGCTACATGGTATAGACCAAATGCTTCCGATTCGATCAAATTAAGGATTTGTTTTGCTAAATCAGCAGTGTAAGTTGGAGAACCAAATTTATCTTTTGCACTGACTATTTTAGGTTTAGCAATTGCTTCCCGTCGCCTTGCTTCTACAAAATTACGTCTATGAGATGCCTTGCCACCAAATAACCATCCCGGTCGAATGATAAAGTAATCTTTGCAGAGATCGGCAACAATACGTTCGCCTAAATATTTACTTTTGTGATAGTGAGTGCGTGGTGCTGGCGAATCTATTTCGGTGTAAGGTTCGCCCTTGGTTCCGTCAAAAACTCCACAACTACTTATATAGACAAGTATTGAATCTACTTTTCTACAAGCAAGAGCAATATTCCAAGTGCCAACCGTGTTGATCGAATGAGCTAAATTTGGATCTCGTTCGCATTCATCAACGTTAGTAATTGCTGCGGTATGAATGACACAATGAGGGCGCTCTGAAGTTATTACCTGTTTGACTTTAGCAAGGTCTTGGATATCTAGTGAAACTCGTGGCATCGGAACCACGTCTATGTCGCTAATTTGAAATAGATCGCACAGATCGCTACCCAGCATTCCTTCAGCGCCCGTGACAAGGACTTTCATCGGTTCTCCTAACTTTTATCTATGCTTTAATGACCAATCGTAAGGAATAGAATTGTCAAAAGGATCTAGGCGAACAATTTCATCAGGACGATGGGGTATCGTAGCGCAATTAGCAACAATTGCTGGTACGATTCCTACTCCTTTAAAACCATTCCAG
Proteins encoded in this window:
- a CDS encoding glycosyltransferase codes for the protein MNLIQLPDRIALSEPIEFPQIEPISEGIHRPFWSVMIPTYNRTKLLVEALESVLAQDLGPDEMQIEVVDNCSPDVDVEALVKEVGKGRVSFYRRPFNAGQVGNWNTCINRARGHWIHILHDDDIVLPGFYSRLRSSLEKEPSVGAALCRYIYMDEEGHWQYLSELEMRTPGILSDWLERLGPGVIQCPAVVVKRSTYEKLGGFSLQLEYMFDMEMWMRIAVHYPFWYEPKPLACYRSLTSISGTSALFKSDVPVTSSYRLLVILQSYIPEKIAAKLIQIHTEKLRIFSIVVIRHNISQGNFTISLNQIKTLLKCDPSFRIIKGIVGSFIWGVKKSFTN
- a CDS encoding FAD-dependent oxidoreductase, whose product is MQQVAILGGGLAGLAAAQRALQIGCQVDLYEKNSYLGGHAATHEVDRFIFDEGPHVSFTKNQQIKDLFAKAVNDQFLEQDALVTNYWQNYWVRHPAQCNLYGLPVELIERCIVDFVKAQYEEQPEIKTYADWCYQGLGRTFSEEFTFRYTRKYWTTEASNMSVDWVGPRMYPPKLEEVVRGALTSHQENHHYLTHFRYPLKGGFGAYVQAVSVVQEVHLNHELVSVDLRRRELEFANGKKANFEVLISSLPLPELVRRIKDVPSQVAEASEKLVCTSLVLVNVGIEREEVFPDAQWMYFYDEDIIFSRGNFPHRLSPNNVPPGCGSIQVEVYHTKYRPLPCEDVLNRSIEDMIRIGLLEKSDRILVAQEQRIPYANVLFDLNRATNLAIVQSYLAEQGIACCGRYGEWAYYWTDDSILSGWRAAERAVQNFVQA
- the rfbD gene encoding dTDP-4-dehydrorhamnose reductase; the protein is MKVLVTGAEGMLGSDLCDLFQISDIDVVPMPRVSLDIQDLAKVKQVITSERPHCVIHTAAITNVDECERDPNLAHSINTVGTWNIALACRKVDSILVYISSCGVFDGTKGEPYTEIDSPAPRTHYHKSKYLGERIVADLCKDYFIIRPGWLFGGKASHRRNFVEARRREAIAKPKIVSAKDKFGSPTYTADLAKQILNLIESEAFGLYHVANVGFASRYEYVKKIVELLGVKTEVFPVGSDAFPRPAPVPAWEALDNFYLKLRNLNQMRSWESSIEDYIINRLLPEVG